A DNA window from Flavisolibacter ginsenosidimutans contains the following coding sequences:
- a CDS encoding DUF1328 family protein, producing the protein MAHFFVYIMRQQFLTIKPLAMLRWTIIFLIVAIIAAIFGFGGIAAGAAGIAKILFFIFLVLFVLSLLFGRRTTDI; encoded by the coding sequence ATGGCACATTTTTTTGTTTATATAATGCGACAACAATTTTTAACCATAAAACCCTTAGCTATGTTACGTTGGACAATCATCTTTTTAATCGTCGCTATCATCGCCGCAATTTTTGGCTTTGGTGGTATTGCAGCCGGTGCTGCTGGTATTGCAAAAATTTTGTTCTTCATTTTCTTGGTGCTGTTTGTATTGAGCCTTTTGTTTGGCCGCAGAACAACAGACATATAA
- a CDS encoding CinA family protein, whose amino-acid sequence MFNRQALDELRDSLLGTRQTIAVAESVTSGFLQAAFSTVPDAASFFHGGITAYNLGQKYRHLRVDPIHAEDCNCVSEQVAATMALEVCQLFSSHWGVAITGYATKVPEGGNELHAFYAVAHKGKVVEEAIVRANTKEGVDAQLYFVNEVLKALQKQIKEPAAKRPSVS is encoded by the coding sequence ATGTTTAACAGACAAGCATTGGATGAACTCAGGGATAGTTTGCTGGGTACACGGCAAACAATAGCCGTGGCCGAGAGCGTAACGTCGGGTTTTTTGCAGGCCGCTTTTTCTACCGTGCCGGATGCCGCAAGTTTTTTTCACGGCGGCATTACCGCGTACAATCTTGGACAGAAGTACCGTCACCTTCGCGTTGATCCTATTCACGCCGAAGATTGCAACTGCGTATCGGAGCAAGTGGCCGCAACAATGGCGTTGGAAGTGTGCCAACTCTTTAGCAGTCATTGGGGCGTGGCCATTACCGGTTATGCCACAAAAGTGCCCGAAGGCGGCAACGAACTTCACGCTTTTTATGCCGTAGCCCACAAGGGGAAAGTAGTCGAAGAAGCCATCGTTCGCGCCAACACGAAGGAAGGCGTTGACGCCCAACTTTACTTTGTAAACGAAGTGTTGAAGGCGCTGCAAAAACAAATAAAAGAGCCCGCAGCAAAACGGCCATCCGTTTCTTGA
- a CDS encoding IPExxxVDY family protein: MAFVLDNKEMVEGFFEETRLLGIQAPVKDYMFCWQVNQLMNIDFRINNELEIQLKKKGRNYFFAVYEYAQPSCCLMHYLYNNQHDGEYLLPEFKHLDFLWLLKDDCVSNEFVDDLVYSLRSINGVQLVMELTNEKIKNKEHLVF; encoded by the coding sequence ATGGCATTCGTACTTGACAACAAAGAAATGGTGGAGGGCTTCTTTGAAGAAACGCGTCTTCTCGGCATACAGGCTCCCGTTAAAGATTACATGTTTTGCTGGCAGGTAAACCAGTTGATGAACATTGACTTCCGCATTAACAACGAACTGGAGATTCAGCTCAAGAAAAAAGGCCGCAATTATTTTTTTGCGGTGTACGAATACGCACAGCCTTCTTGTTGCCTCATGCATTATTTGTACAACAACCAGCACGACGGTGAATATCTGCTGCCCGAATTCAAGCACCTTGATTTCTTGTGGCTCTTGAAAGACGATTGCGTGTCAAACGAGTTTGTGGACGATCTTGTTTATTCGCTGCGCTCCATCAACGGCGTGCAGTTGGTGATGGAGTTAACCAACGAAAAAATTAAGAACAAAGAACACTTGGTTTTTTAG
- a CDS encoding DUF3575 domain-containing protein, whose translation MLLAFRFVQYFGGFNRTALVPAAINYLIRTMNNKNILLLLLLGLSISASAQTSGAPAFGNKKDIVKIDLLALPLKNISVQYERVLSKRISVALGGRLMPETSLPFKSLLINQVAGSDQDTKDIINNARLSNFAVTPEVRFYLGKGYGKGFYIAPYYRYVRFATNTVTVNYAEPTGPQRSLSLSGDLSANTGGLMFGAQWFLGKNITLDWWILGAHYGSGTGNFNGVPSTPLTPGEQSDVKQTLEDLDIPLVDKTVNVSANKVQVAFSGPFGGLRSGLSLGIRF comes from the coding sequence ATGCTTTTAGCTTTCCGGTTTGTTCAATACTTTGGCGGCTTTAACCGCACAGCACTTGTGCCGGCTGCAATAAATTATTTAATTCGAACCATGAACAACAAAAACATTCTGCTTCTTCTTTTGCTGGGCTTGTCCATTTCCGCTTCGGCGCAAACGTCGGGCGCCCCGGCATTCGGTAACAAAAAAGACATCGTAAAAATTGATTTGTTGGCCCTGCCGCTGAAAAATATTTCGGTGCAATACGAAAGGGTATTGTCCAAAAGAATTTCGGTTGCCCTGGGAGGACGATTGATGCCCGAAACATCTCTACCTTTCAAAAGCCTTTTAATAAACCAGGTTGCCGGCTCCGATCAAGATACAAAGGACATTATCAACAATGCCCGCCTGAGTAATTTTGCCGTTACGCCGGAGGTTCGTTTTTATTTGGGCAAAGGCTACGGTAAAGGATTTTACATTGCGCCGTATTACCGCTACGTACGGTTTGCCACCAATACCGTTACGGTTAATTATGCCGAGCCCACAGGACCGCAACGAAGCCTTAGCTTAAGCGGCGACCTGAGTGCAAATACCGGCGGATTAATGTTCGGCGCACAATGGTTCCTGGGTAAAAACATAACCCTGGATTGGTGGATATTGGGTGCGCACTACGGTTCCGGCACCGGCAATTTCAACGGTGTTCCCTCAACACCGTTAACGCCTGGCGAACAAAGCGATGTAAAACAAACACTCGAAGATCTCGACATTCCGCTGGTTGATAAAACCGTAAACGTTTCGGCCAACAAAGTGCAGGTAGCCTTTTCCGGGCCGTTCGGCGGTTTGCGTTCCGGGCTTTCGTTGGGCATACGGTTTTAA
- a CDS encoding methylmalonyl-CoA mutase family protein → MNQQTQNKIRIVTAASLFDGHDAAINIMRRILQSKGAEIIHLGHNRSVHEIVECAIEEDVQGIAITSYQGGHVEFFKYMKDLLDENGCGHIKIFGGGGGTILPQEIKELHEYGITRIYSPDDGRKMGLEGMIEDVINQCDFNLNGNGEYKGPMSLGEVKDVRKVARLITNAENGVRSTDNSQQSTVKAPVLGITGTGGAGKSSVTDEIVRRYLNAFPDKTIAVISVDPSKKKTGGALLGDRIRMNSISSPRAYMRSLATRDSEVALSAHVQDALDVCKAAGFDFIILESAGVGQSDASILDYCDVSLYVMTPEYGAASQLEKINMLDYADVVAINKFDKAGALDALADVRKQYKRNHQLWTAKEEDLPIVGTIAAQFNDAGINELFEKLMTTVAKKTSVSFGSVELHAHISDTTTKSQIIPPKRVRYLSEISESNRAYDQWVNDQCAIASTLYKISGSLDALKDFPFAEGRQGYSKAVIEKLKEHYGEQLHPECKKLIDEWPSLQKKYSADFFEYIVRDKTIKQPLTTTSLSGTRIPKVVLPKYKDWGDILRWQLQENIPGEFPYTAGVFELKRQGEDPTRMFAGEGGPERTNKRFHYVSQGQPAKRLSTAFDSVTLYGEDPAQRPDIYGKVGNSGVSIATVDDAKKLYSGFDLCDPKTSVSMTINGPAPMLLAFFMNAAIDQQCEKKIKELGLTEEVEKILQEKYKHASKPLYYNPSSPERLPEGNNGLGLKLLGLSGDEVLPKDVYEQCKKEALQQVRGTVQADILKEDQAQNTCIFSTEFALKLMGDVQEYFIQNKVRNFYSVSISGYHIAEAGANPITQLAFTLANGFTYVEYYLSRGMNVDDFAPNLSFFFSNGMDAEYSVIGRVARRIWAKAMKHKYKAADRSQKLKYHIQTSGRSLHAQEIDFNDIRTTLQALYAIYDNCNSLHTNAYDEAITTPTEESVRRAMAIQLIINRELGSAKTENFIQGSFAIEELTDLVEEAVLKEFDRITERGGVLGAMERMYQRNKIQEESLHYEHLKHTGELPLVGVNTFLNKNGSPTVLPVEVIRSTKEEKEQQIENLQAFWKRNEDKSEEALKRLKNVAVSNGNLFEELMETVKVCSLGQITHALYEVGGQYRRSM, encoded by the coding sequence ATGAATCAGCAAACGCAAAACAAAATCCGTATAGTTACCGCCGCTTCGCTTTTCGACGGCCACGATGCTGCCATCAACATCATGCGGCGCATTTTGCAAAGCAAAGGCGCCGAAATCATTCACCTTGGTCACAACCGCAGCGTACACGAAATAGTGGAATGCGCCATTGAAGAAGACGTGCAGGGCATTGCTATAACATCTTATCAAGGAGGCCATGTGGAGTTCTTTAAATACATGAAAGACCTTCTTGACGAAAACGGCTGTGGTCACATCAAAATTTTTGGAGGCGGCGGCGGCACCATTCTGCCCCAGGAAATAAAAGAGCTGCACGAATACGGTATCACCCGGATTTACTCGCCCGATGACGGCCGCAAGATGGGACTGGAAGGAATGATTGAAGACGTGATCAACCAATGTGACTTTAACCTGAACGGCAACGGCGAATACAAAGGTCCGATGTCGCTTGGCGAAGTAAAAGACGTGCGAAAAGTAGCGCGGTTAATTACAAACGCGGAGAACGGTGTTCGGTCAACGGACAACAGTCAACAATCAACGGTAAAAGCGCCGGTGTTGGGCATTACCGGAACCGGTGGCGCAGGTAAATCGTCTGTAACCGATGAAATCGTTCGCCGTTATTTGAACGCCTTTCCCGATAAAACGATTGCTGTTATTTCTGTTGATCCTTCTAAGAAAAAAACCGGCGGTGCTTTGTTAGGCGACAGGATTAGAATGAATTCAATTTCTTCTCCCCGCGCTTACATGCGATCGCTGGCAACAAGAGATTCTGAGGTGGCGTTGAGTGCACACGTTCAGGACGCATTGGACGTTTGCAAAGCTGCTGGCTTTGACTTCATCATTTTGGAAAGTGCCGGCGTTGGACAAAGTGATGCGTCAATCCTTGATTATTGCGACGTGAGCCTCTACGTGATGACGCCAGAATATGGCGCGGCTTCACAGCTTGAGAAAATCAACATGCTGGATTATGCCGATGTTGTTGCCATCAACAAATTTGACAAGGCCGGTGCGCTGGATGCGTTGGCAGATGTGCGCAAGCAATACAAACGCAACCACCAATTGTGGACGGCGAAGGAGGAAGACTTGCCAATCGTTGGAACGATTGCCGCGCAATTCAATGATGCGGGTATAAACGAATTGTTTGAAAAGTTGATGACAACCGTTGCAAAGAAAACAAGTGTAAGTTTCGGTAGCGTTGAACTGCACGCACACATCAGTGATACAACGACCAAGTCGCAGATCATTCCACCGAAACGTGTCCGTTACTTGTCGGAAATTTCGGAAAGCAACAGAGCCTACGATCAATGGGTGAACGATCAATGTGCAATTGCATCCACGCTTTATAAAATAAGCGGCAGCCTTGATGCATTAAAAGATTTTCCATTTGCCGAAGGCCGGCAAGGCTATTCAAAGGCGGTTATAGAAAAGCTCAAAGAACACTACGGCGAACAGCTTCACCCCGAATGCAAAAAATTGATTGACGAATGGCCTTCGCTTCAAAAAAAATACAGCGCCGATTTTTTTGAATACATCGTTCGCGACAAAACGATCAAGCAACCGTTAACCACAACTTCATTAAGCGGCACACGCATTCCAAAAGTTGTTCTTCCCAAATACAAAGATTGGGGCGATATTCTTCGTTGGCAGTTGCAGGAAAATATTCCCGGTGAATTTCCGTACACGGCAGGCGTGTTTGAATTGAAGCGCCAGGGCGAAGATCCAACCAGAATGTTTGCCGGCGAAGGCGGTCCCGAACGCACCAACAAACGTTTTCACTACGTGTCGCAAGGGCAACCGGCCAAGCGTTTGTCAACGGCCTTTGACAGCGTTACGCTTTATGGTGAAGACCCTGCACAGCGTCCCGATATTTACGGTAAAGTGGGCAACAGCGGCGTAAGCATCGCCACTGTTGATGACGCAAAAAAACTCTACAGCGGCTTTGATTTGTGCGATCCGAAGACTTCTGTTTCAATGACCATTAACGGTCCCGCACCAATGCTGCTGGCATTCTTTATGAACGCAGCGATTGACCAACAATGCGAGAAAAAAATTAAAGAACTGGGATTAACTGAAGAAGTAGAAAAAATTTTGCAGGAGAAGTACAAGCATGCTTCAAAACCCTTGTACTACAATCCTTCTTCGCCTGAACGTTTGCCCGAAGGCAACAACGGTCTTGGCTTGAAATTGCTTGGCTTGAGCGGTGATGAAGTGCTGCCAAAAGATGTTTATGAACAGTGCAAGAAAGAAGCTTTGCAACAGGTTCGCGGCACGGTGCAAGCCGACATTTTAAAAGAAGACCAGGCGCAAAACACCTGTATTTTTTCCACGGAGTTTGCGTTAAAATTAATGGGCGATGTGCAGGAGTATTTCATTCAAAACAAGGTTCGGAATTTTTACAGCGTTTCCATCTCGGGTTATCACATTGCCGAAGCCGGCGCCAACCCAATCACGCAGCTTGCATTTACATTGGCCAACGGTTTTACTTACGTTGAATATTACCTGAGCCGCGGAATGAACGTTGATGATTTTGCGCCCAATCTTTCCTTCTTTTTCAGCAACGGCATGGATGCGGAATACAGCGTAATTGGCCGCGTAGCACGGCGCATCTGGGCAAAAGCAATGAAGCATAAATACAAAGCGGCTGACCGTTCGCAAAAGCTGAAGTATCACATTCAAACAAGTGGTCGTTCGCTTCACGCACAGGAGATTGACTTCAACGACATTCGTACAACATTGCAAGCTTTGTATGCGATTTACGACAACTGCAACAGCCTTCACACAAACGCTTACGACGAAGCCATCACCACACCCACTGAAGAAAGCGTTCGCCGTGCAATGGCCATCCAGTTAATCATCAACCGCGAGCTCGGTTCGGCAAAAACAGAGAACTTTATTCAGGGAAGTTTTGCGATAGAAGAATTGACTGATTTGGTAGAAGAAGCCGTGCTCAAAGAATTTGACCGCATTACCGAACGCGGCGGCGTGTTGGGTGCAATGGAAAGGATGTATCAACGCAACAAAATTCAGGAAGAGAGTTTGCATTACGAGCACTTAAAACACACCGGTGAATTGCCGCTGGTTGGCGTGAATACTTTTTTAAACAAAAACGGAAGCCCCACCGTGTTGCCCGTTGAAGTCATTCGTTCCACCAAAGAAGAAAAAGAACAACAGATTGAAAACCTGCAGGCCTTTTGGAAGCGCAACGAAGACAAAAGCGAAGAGGCGCTGAAGCGCTTAAAAAATGTAGCCGTCAGCAACGGGAATTTGTTTGAAGAATTAATGGAAACCGTGAAAGTTTGTTCGCTTGGGCAAATCACACACGCTTTGTACGAAGTAGGTGGACAGTATCGCCGAAGCATGTAA
- a CDS encoding M20/M25/M40 family metallo-hydrolase, with amino-acid sequence MKKMLLYRCKPLRKSIFAVRSFLKIILVFTRSIRNVSLNLSISLTLFFIAGCATQRQATSLPEPSVSNIRSHIEYLASDKLEGRRTGTEGEKLAAEYIRNAFQNAGLQPKGSDGFFQTFPVADGKEMTAANALSLNGKELQAGTDFFPLVYSANATVDALASLALMEKGEPWFWDLEETMAGNVHNPHFDLNETLVARAKDAVRKGATALFVYNTSKLDDGLHFNGTEKTETLSIPVVYISKEAAKKYFGDPSALLKLKAKIELVEKKRSGTNVIGYLDNGAAKTIILGAHFDHLGYGEDHNSLYRGNEKQIHNGADDNASGTAALIELARLLKASPLKNNNVLCIAFSGEELGLFGSKYFTQNPTVDLSSVNFMVNMDMVGRLNDSSKTITVGGYGTSPTWGELFNPQGKQVLYNAAAYRFDSSGTGPSDHTSFYLKNIPVLFYFTGLHADYHKPSDDFDKINYNGEAAIVKHIFSLLQAVDKSNAKLAFSKTRETQTATTARFSVTLGIMPDYTFNGQGVRADGVSEGRPAQKAGLQAGDIITAIGNYKTPSLETYMQTLGRFKKGDKTTVSYSRNGKNLVTAVEF; translated from the coding sequence ATGAAAAAAATGCTTCTTTACCGGTGCAAACCCTTGCGGAAAAGTATTTTTGCCGTCCGCTCATTTCTTAAAATTATTCTTGTGTTTACCCGGTCAATACGAAACGTCAGCCTTAACCTTAGCATCAGCCTTACTCTTTTTTTTATCGCAGGCTGCGCCACACAGCGCCAGGCCACTTCTTTGCCCGAGCCTTCGGTATCGAATATAAGAAGCCACATCGAATACCTGGCAAGTGACAAGCTTGAAGGGCGGCGCACGGGCACAGAAGGCGAAAAGCTGGCTGCTGAATACATCCGTAATGCCTTTCAAAACGCCGGGCTTCAGCCCAAAGGAAGCGACGGATTTTTTCAAACATTCCCGGTGGCCGATGGAAAAGAGATGACGGCCGCAAACGCTCTTTCCCTTAACGGAAAAGAATTGCAAGCCGGCACGGATTTCTTTCCGCTGGTTTACAGCGCCAACGCAACCGTAGATGCTCTTGCATCCCTTGCCTTAATGGAAAAAGGCGAACCCTGGTTTTGGGATTTGGAAGAAACGATGGCCGGCAACGTTCACAATCCGCATTTCGACCTGAACGAAACTCTTGTAGCCAGAGCAAAAGATGCGGTAAGAAAAGGCGCAACGGCTTTGTTCGTTTACAACACATCAAAGCTGGATGACGGCTTGCATTTTAACGGTACCGAAAAGACGGAAACACTTTCCATTCCCGTTGTGTACATTTCAAAAGAAGCGGCCAAAAAATATTTTGGCGATCCGTCGGCGCTTTTGAAACTGAAAGCAAAAATTGAATTGGTTGAGAAAAAGCGAAGCGGCACAAACGTAATTGGCTACCTCGACAACGGCGCAGCAAAAACAATCATCCTCGGCGCACACTTTGATCACTTGGGTTACGGCGAAGATCACAACTCGCTCTACCGTGGCAACGAGAAACAAATTCATAACGGCGCCGACGACAATGCCAGCGGCACGGCTGCTTTGATTGAACTGGCGCGGTTGCTGAAAGCTTCGCCGCTTAAAAACAACAACGTTTTGTGCATTGCTTTTTCCGGCGAAGAGTTAGGACTCTTCGGCTCAAAATATTTTACACAAAATCCAACGGTTGATTTAAGCAGCGTAAACTTCATGGTAAACATGGACATGGTGGGACGCCTGAACGACTCCTCTAAAACAATCACCGTCGGCGGTTACGGCACTTCGCCAACCTGGGGAGAGTTATTCAACCCGCAAGGCAAACAGGTTTTGTACAATGCGGCGGCTTACCGTTTCGATAGCAGCGGCACCGGCCCAAGCGACCACACCTCTTTCTATCTAAAAAATATTCCGGTGCTTTTTTATTTCACCGGTTTGCATGCCGATTATCACAAACCGTCGGATGATTTTGACAAGATCAACTACAACGGCGAAGCGGCTATTGTGAAACACATTTTTAGTTTGCTGCAAGCTGTGGACAAGTCGAATGCAAAACTCGCTTTCAGCAAAACAAGAGAAACACAAACAGCAACGACGGCCCGCTTCAGCGTAACGCTGGGCATCATGCCCGATTACACGTTCAACGGGCAAGGCGTTCGCGCCGACGGCGTGAGCGAAGGCCGGCCGGCGCAGAAAGCAGGCTTACAAGCCGGCGACATTATCACGGCCATTGGCAACTACAAAACACCGTCACTGGAAACCTATATGCAAACACTTGGCAGGTTTAAAAAAGGCGATAAAACAACGGTGAGTTATTCAAGAAACGGAAAAAACCTTGTAACTGCTGTTGAGTTTTAG
- a CDS encoding prohibitin family protein, translating to MLFLVLGVVILIVSFSIKNTPNLGSASRVGKLVGIGFIALGIVLSCFVQIDAGQVGVKKLFGKVQPEVLNSGLNFVNPLVTVERLDVRTQNYTMSGQTDEGHKTGDDAIRVLTSDGLEVTIDLTVLYRVIPSEAPKLIRETGADYEDKIVRPISRTRIRDNAVYYEAVALYSTKRDEFQSRIFKGIETDFKNRGLLLENLLVRNITLPATVKSTIEQKIQAEQESQKMQFILAKERQEADRKRVEAQGIADYQKIISESLTDKQLQYEQIKAMKEMAQSQNAKIIMMGSKNAPVILDAKEK from the coding sequence ATGTTGTTTCTCGTTCTGGGTGTCGTCATTCTGATCGTCTCCTTTAGCATTAAAAACACGCCCAATCTGGGTTCAGCATCCCGTGTGGGCAAACTCGTAGGCATTGGCTTCATTGCACTCGGCATTGTTTTGAGTTGCTTTGTGCAAATTGATGCCGGACAGGTAGGTGTAAAAAAACTCTTTGGCAAAGTGCAACCCGAAGTGCTCAACAGCGGATTGAATTTTGTAAATCCTTTGGTAACCGTTGAACGGCTTGATGTGCGCACACAGAACTACACCATGAGCGGTCAAACCGATGAAGGCCACAAGACCGGTGATGATGCAATCAGGGTGTTGACGTCTGACGGGCTGGAAGTAACGATTGACCTTACCGTTTTGTACCGCGTCATTCCTTCCGAAGCGCCAAAACTCATTCGCGAAACCGGCGCCGATTACGAAGATAAAATTGTGCGGCCCATTTCACGAACACGCATTCGCGACAACGCTGTTTATTATGAAGCTGTGGCTTTGTATTCAACAAAAAGAGACGAGTTTCAAAGTCGCATCTTCAAAGGCATCGAAACCGATTTTAAAAACAGGGGCTTGCTTTTGGAAAATTTATTGGTGCGAAACATTACCTTGCCCGCTACGGTTAAAAGTACCATCGAGCAAAAGATCCAGGCAGAACAGGAATCGCAAAAAATGCAGTTCATTCTGGCCAAGGAAAGACAGGAAGCCGACCGCAAAAGAGTGGAAGCCCAAGGCATTGCCGATTACCAAAAAATCATTTCCGAAAGCTTAACCGACAAACAACTTCAATACGAACAAATCAAAGCCATGAAAGAAATGGCGCAATCGCAAAACGCAAAAATCATCATGATGGGAAGCAAAAATGCGCCGGTGATTTTAGACGCGAAGGAAAAATAA
- a CDS encoding 4a-hydroxytetrahydrobiopterin dehydratase yields MWEEKDNALYRKFQFNDFSQAFAFMTRVALAAEKMNHHPRWTNVWNTVEIWLNTHDAGDVVTDKDRKLSQKIDALL; encoded by the coding sequence ATGTGGGAAGAAAAGGACAACGCTTTGTATCGCAAATTCCAGTTCAACGACTTCAGCCAAGCCTTCGCTTTCATGACCCGCGTAGCCCTGGCCGCTGAAAAAATGAACCATCATCCACGCTGGACAAACGTTTGGAACACCGTTGAAATCTGGCTCAACACACACGATGCCGGCGACGTTGTTACCGACAAAGACCGCAAGCTTTCGCAAAAGATTGACGCCCTTCTTTAG
- a CDS encoding LEA type 2 family protein, translating into MKQLKFLTGIVLIVALVSCGKPQPPQYAGYQNFRVEKADLSNSVLASDIKLYNPNAYNLNLKSASLDVYFNDKFLGHSSLDSLIVLPAKDTAVFPLRMTASPKEILRNSAKLLFNPDVKIRITGSAKAGRGGFYINVPINYEGVQRINLRELITSYNNETKGK; encoded by the coding sequence ATGAAGCAGCTAAAGTTTTTAACAGGCATTGTCCTCATCGTTGCACTGGTAAGTTGCGGCAAGCCGCAGCCGCCGCAATACGCCGGCTATCAAAATTTCCGGGTAGAGAAGGCCGATCTTTCCAACAGCGTTCTTGCCTCCGACATAAAGCTCTACAACCCCAATGCGTATAATTTAAATTTAAAGTCGGCATCGCTGGATGTTTATTTCAACGATAAATTTCTCGGGCACTCGTCGCTGGATTCGCTCATTGTTTTACCGGCGAAAGACACGGCCGTTTTTCCTTTGCGCATGACCGCGTCGCCGAAAGAAATTTTGCGCAACAGTGCAAAGCTTTTGTTCAATCCCGACGTGAAGATTCGCATTACGGGTTCAGCCAAAGCCGGACGCGGCGGCTTTTACATCAACGTGCCCATTAATTACGAAGGCGTGCAGCGCATTAACCTGCGGGAACTCATCACTTCGTACAACAACGAAACAAAAGGCAAGTAA
- a CDS encoding SDR family oxidoreductase, giving the protein MTDKATSPRRKNFPLQGKTIVITGASSGVGRAAALQMAKAGASLVLAARREEALREVADECKELGGDALVIPTDVTDAGQMNTLAAMAQHWGGKIDVWINNAGLLAAGAFDETPVSIHQKVIETNLIGYINGAYAALPHFKAQGFGLLLNNISIGGYYPVPYATAYSASKFGLRGFGEALQGELHHYPGIHVCNLYPAFLDTPGIQHAANFTGKVLKPAPPVYDPQRIARAMTKLVQSPKSSASITGLSTLLRLAHAVSPLLSRRITANVIELYLRNADEVPHSSGNVLEPVDYGTSVHGGWGLQPKQKVKFLGAGLAAAALGLGLFFLAARR; this is encoded by the coding sequence ATGACAGACAAAGCAACAAGCCCCCGCAGGAAGAATTTCCCATTACAAGGAAAAACAATCGTCATAACCGGCGCATCTAGTGGCGTAGGACGAGCGGCCGCTTTGCAAATGGCAAAAGCCGGCGCAAGCCTTGTGCTGGCTGCAAGACGTGAAGAAGCCCTGCGCGAAGTAGCGGATGAATGCAAAGAACTGGGCGGTGATGCCTTGGTGATTCCTACTGACGTAACCGATGCCGGACAGATGAACACGCTGGCGGCAATGGCGCAACACTGGGGCGGCAAGATTGATGTGTGGATCAACAACGCCGGCTTGCTGGCAGCCGGTGCCTTTGACGAAACGCCTGTGTCCATTCACCAAAAAGTCATTGAAACAAATTTGATTGGCTACATAAACGGTGCTTACGCGGCGTTGCCGCATTTTAAAGCGCAAGGCTTTGGTCTTCTTCTCAACAATATTTCCATTGGCGGCTATTATCCTGTGCCCTACGCCACGGCTTACAGCGCTTCCAAATTTGGCTTGCGCGGTTTTGGCGAAGCACTGCAAGGCGAACTGCATCATTATCCCGGCATTCACGTGTGCAATTTGTACCCGGCTTTTTTGGACACACCCGGCATTCAACATGCCGCCAATTTTACGGGCAAGGTTTTAAAACCGGCGCCGCCTGTTTACGATCCGCAGCGCATTGCCCGGGCCATGACAAAGCTTGTTCAATCCCCAAAATCATCGGCTTCTATTACAGGCTTGTCAACGCTGCTTCGGCTTGCACACGCGGTTTCTCCTTTGCTTTCGCGACGCATTACGGCCAACGTAATTGAATTGTATTTGCGTAACGCTGACGAAGTTCCGCATTCATCGGGCAATGTGCTGGAGCCGGTTGATTACGGCACCTCGGTTCACGGCGGATGGGGATTACAGCCAAAACAAAAGGTAAAATTTCTAGGTGCGGGACTTGCGGCGGCTGCGTTGGGTTTGGGCCTTTTCTTTCTGGCAGCACGCCGGTAG
- a CDS encoding putative signal transducing protein, with the protein MEFVILKSFTNYVDAHIILGRMKDEGIDCWLKNENTTTIMPIWTTALGGIQLMVAADQQKKATYILNTIEEERRKQISCPRCNSQNVEYINTMRKPVNWLSAGVSFLLGDYAVMPEQRYHCFSCGNEWEEKEVIE; encoded by the coding sequence ATGGAATTCGTCATCCTGAAATCATTTACCAATTACGTAGATGCGCACATCATTCTTGGCCGCATGAAGGACGAAGGCATTGACTGTTGGTTGAAGAACGAGAATACAACGACCATTATGCCCATTTGGACAACGGCACTCGGCGGCATTCAATTGATGGTGGCCGCGGATCAGCAAAAAAAGGCAACCTACATTTTAAACACCATTGAAGAGGAGAGGCGGAAGCAAATCAGTTGCCCGCGCTGCAACAGCCAAAACGTGGAATACATTAACACCATGCGCAAACCTGTAAACTGGTTAAGCGCTGGGGTGTCTTTTCTTTTAGGCGATTACGCCGTGATGCCGGAGCAGCGCTATCATTGTTTTTCCTGCGGCAACGAATGGGAAGAGAAAGAAGTGATTGAATAA